The region CACCGCAGCACCTCCCGCTCCCGGGGTGTCAACGACTCGACGAGCCGTTCACTCTCGGTGCGGTGCTTGCGGGCGGCGGTCAGCTCGCGCAGCACCCCGGTGAGCAGGGCGGGCGGCAGATGCGTCTCGTCGCGCAGTACGCCCCGTATGACGGTCAGCAGCCGGGACAGCGAGCAGTCCTTGGCGACCCACCCGGAGGCACCCGCCTGCAGAGCGAGCGCGGCCCTGCGGGGGTCGTCCTTCTCGGCGAGGACGACGGTCCGTACGTGCGGATGGCCCGAACGGACGCCCGCGACCAGCGAGATGCCGTCGACCAGGCCCTCCGCGTTGCCCTCCTGCACGGGCACCGCCGGACGCGCCCCGGGCACGTTGCCGCCCAGCTCGGAGTCGACGAGCAGGACGTCGAAC is a window of Streptomyces sp. B21-083 DNA encoding:
- a CDS encoding response regulator transcription factor, whose amino-acid sequence is MVRIRVLVVDDHRIFAESLAAALAAEPDVDVSAAGSGPAALRSMERAVAEGRRFDVLLVDSELGGNVPGARPAVPVQEGNAEGLVDGISLVAGVRSGHPHVRTVVLAEKDDPRRAALALQAGASGWVAKDCSLSRLLTVIRGVLRDETHLPPALLTGVLRELTAARKHRTESERLVESLTPREREVLRCMVAGLGRKAVAERLFLSPHTVRTHMQNVLGKLGVHSTLAAVALARRAGVGPVDLGHGGRITVEESSSA